The Chloroflexaceae bacterium DNA window TGATCCAGCCGGGCGAGTGTCGCGCGCCGGTCATCACCGATTGGCGATGGGATGGACAGACCCTCTTCGTTGACGGCAGCATTGAACCCGATACGGTCAGCCCGCGCTGCCAGGGAGGGATCGAACCTGCCGTTCTGGAGCAGGTGCGCGAGGCGGTGCGGGGCAAATCGTATCAGGAGGCCGATGCTGCGCTGCGCGAACTGGCCGCGCGGGGGCTGATCGGCGACTACCGCCTGCCCGATGTGGCGCGCATGCCCCGCTTCGGCTGGCAGATCGGGGTGGAGGTCGGCAAGTAAGGTCTGCTTCGGACCTGAACGTATTAGCCTGGCCGTTGTTGCCTCTTTGCACATAACCAGTCTGTGGAGGTGTGGAGGTGTGGGGGTGTGGGGGTGCAGATCATACAGTCAACTGGTTCGATGCACGCAAGCACATGTGACCTCGGCTGATAATGTGGTCCACAGCTCTACATCTCTACACCTCCACAGCTCTACATCTCCACAGCTCTACATACCTCCACGGCTCTACACGATCAACGCGAATCACAAGCGCCTGACGGTCTCGTCGTGGACAGGGAGGCGTCATGGCCCGGGACGAACGGCGCATTATGGGGCTTGACGTGGGCGAGCGGCGCATCGGCGTGGCCCTGAGCGACGCGGAAGGACGCCTGGCCTCTCCGCTCACCACCATCAACGCGCACCCCGTGGCCCAATGCGTGGAGCGCATCGCCCGTCTGGCCGCTGAATACGCCGTCAGCGAACTGGTGGTGGGCCTGCCGCTGACCCTGCGGGGCGAGATTGGCCCGCAAGCCCGTGCGGTGCAACAGTTCGCCCGGCAGCTCGAGGAGCGCCTGGGGCTGCCGGTGCACCTCTTCGACGAACGCCTGACCACCGCCGCCGCCGACCAGTTGCTCCGCGAGACGGGCCTCAAGCCCGAGAAGCGCAAACAGCAGGTAGACCAGGTCGCCGCGGCGATTATTTTGCAGGACTTTCTCGATCAGCGGCGCGGGGCGGAGGGGTAAACGCTTTTCCACAGCTAGGGGTATGGGGAAACCGGGTTTCCCCACACCCCTTCAACGGGCGGTGGGGCTACCGATCCTTACCCCACCAGGTAGGGGGTATGGGGAAACCTGGTTTCCGCACACCCCGTCAACCGGCAGCGGGACTACCGGTCCTTACCCTCCGCCGCCAGGCAGGGGGTATGGGGAAACCTGGTTTCTCCATACTCCTTCAACCGGCAGTGGGATTATCGATACCTTACCCTCCCCCACCGAGCGTAGCGCGGCGGGGGAAGGTGAAGACAAGACGCCTATGGACGCCACCGAACTCGAACAACTGCTCAGCGCGGGCGAGGGGCCGGGAGTGGCCTTCGCCCGCGAGCGGGCGCGGCCCGACGAGCTTGCTGAAACCCTCGCTGCTTTCGCCAACGGGCGTGGCGGCACGCTGCTGCTGGGGGTGAGCGGGCGCGCGCGGGGCCGGGTGGAGGGCATCGGCGATGTCGCCGCTGCGCGCGATCTGGTGCTCGAGGCGGCCCTCTCCTGCACCCCGCCCCTGATCCTGCCCCTGCCGCAGCCGGCGACCCACGAGGAGCGCACCCTGCTCGTCGTCAGCGTGCCGGCGGGCCTCTCGCAGGTCTACGCCGTGCGGGGCAAGTACCTGCGGCGCGAAGGGAGCGCCAACCAGCCCCTGCCCCCCGAGGCCCTGCGGCGCCTGCTCCTCGAACGGGGCGAGGTAAGCTGGGAACGGGAGACGCCCCCCGGCGCGACCCTCGACGAACTCGATCCGCTCAAAGTGAGCGCCTACGCGCGGCGCATCGGCCCCGAGGCCGAAGCCGACCCCCTGAGCCTGCTCCAGCGCCGGGGCTGCATCGTCCGGCGCGATGGCGCGGGAACCCCTGTGGTCGCGCCGCGCGCCGAGGGGGAGGGCGGCGCCGGCGCGCTCTCCGAGGCGGAGGCGCGGGCCGCGTTTGCGCCCACCAATGCCGGGCTGCTGCTCTTCGCCCGCCAGGTGGAGGCCCGCTACCCCCAGGCCGAGATCACCCTGGTGCGCTACCGCGGGCGCGACATGGCCGACGCCTTCGAGCGCGAAGACGTGCGCGACACCCTGGTTGAGGCGCTGCGCCGGGCCGAACGCTGGCTGATGGAGCACATGCGCAAGGGCAGCCGCATGGTCGGCCTCGAACGTCAGGACTGGACCCAGTTCCCCCCCGGCGCGGTGCGCGAGGCGCTGGTCAACGCTGTGGCCCACCGCGACTACAGCGTGCGCGGCGAGGGCATCCGCGTCTCGCTCTTCAGCGACCGCCTGGAGGTCTACTCACCGGGCCGCCTGCCCGGCCACGTAACGGTGGAGAACATCGTCGAGGAGCGTTTCT harbors:
- a CDS encoding putative DNA binding domain-containing protein, which produces MDATELEQLLSAGEGPGVAFARERARPDELAETLAAFANGRGGTLLLGVSGRARGRVEGIGDVAAARDLVLEAALSCTPPLILPLPQPATHEERTLLVVSVPAGLSQVYAVRGKYLRREGSANQPLPPEALRRLLLERGEVSWERETPPGATLDELDPLKVSAYARRIGPEAEADPLSLLQRRGCIVRRDGAGTPVVAPRAEGEGGAGALSEAEARAAFAPTNAGLLLFARQVEARYPQAEITLVRYRGRDMADAFEREDVRDTLVEALRRAERWLMEHMRKGSRMVGLERQDWTQFPPGAVREALVNAVAHRDYSVRGEGIRVSLFSDRLEVYSPGRLPGHVTVENIVEERFSRNETLVQVLADHGLIERLGYGIDRMLRQMAEAGLPPPIFRETAAGFLVTLIGQPVEDLSVEGLDTREWARMGLNERQIAALLFVMDQRRITNRDLQEQFPEVSAESIRRDLADLVERGMLLKIGDKRATYYILK
- the ruvX gene encoding Holliday junction resolvase RuvX; protein product: MARDERRIMGLDVGERRIGVALSDAEGRLASPLTTINAHPVAQCVERIARLAAEYAVSELVVGLPLTLRGEIGPQARAVQQFARQLEERLGLPVHLFDERLTTAAADQLLRETGLKPEKRKQQVDQVAAAIILQDFLDQRRGAEG